A stretch of the Tautonia marina genome encodes the following:
- a CDS encoding Uma2 family endonuclease, with protein sequence MATASSTTASHRQTGASVRPLPPLENGDRLTRAEFERRYEAMPELKKAELIEGVVYMGSPVRARKHGGPHAAIITWLGSFWAATPGVMVFDNATVRLDLDNEPQPDVALLIDPARGGQARISDDDYIEGAPELVIEIASSSVSLDLNAKLNVYRRSNVREYLTWRVLDGAIDWRVLQDDRYELISADEQGRLRSAVFPGLWLDPSALLRGDLNAVLAALGAGLASPEHAAFVDRLRG encoded by the coding sequence ATGGCCACCGCATCGAGTACGACTGCCAGCCATCGCCAGACCGGGGCGTCGGTCCGACCACTCCCCCCTCTGGAGAACGGTGACCGGCTCACCCGCGCCGAGTTCGAACGTCGCTACGAGGCGATGCCCGAGCTGAAGAAGGCGGAACTGATTGAGGGAGTCGTTTACATGGGGTCTCCTGTCCGCGCGCGGAAACACGGCGGCCCGCATGCCGCGATCATTACGTGGCTCGGCTCGTTCTGGGCCGCAACGCCCGGCGTCATGGTGTTCGACAACGCCACCGTCCGGCTCGACCTCGATAACGAGCCTCAACCGGACGTGGCCCTGTTGATCGACCCCGCCCGAGGGGGCCAGGCCCGGATCTCGGACGACGATTACATCGAAGGCGCACCCGAACTGGTCATCGAGATCGCCTCCAGCAGCGTGAGCCTCGATCTGAATGCCAAGCTGAACGTTTATCGTCGCAGCAACGTCCGGGAATACCTCACCTGGCGGGTGCTTGACGGTGCGATTGACTGGCGAGTCCTTCAGGACGACCGCTACGAGCTGATCTCGGCCGACGAGCAGGGCCGACTCCGAAGCGCGGTTTTCCCCGGCCTCTGGCTGGATCCCTCGGCGTTGCTGCGGGGAGACCTGAACGCCGTGCTTGCGGCGCTCGGAGCCGGCCTGGCCAGCCCCGAGCACGCGGCGTTTGTCGATCGCCTCCGCGGCTGA
- a CDS encoding metal-dependent hydrolase, which produces MDFQGVRITWLGHSTFLLTSPEGQTLLVDPFLANNPKCPKPFHDVSCDAIAITHGHADHLADVFSAAKRCSGKIVGMYDLTGWLGSKGIDSAKLLGMNKGGSICLGSPNIALTMTDARHSSSWTEQDGTIVYLGEAAGYVATFSNGFKIYIAGDTCLFGDMSLIRELYAPDLAILPIGDHFTMDPRAAAFACRLLGVKAVIPCHYGTFPPLIGTPDQLRAQIDHLGLSTEVFAPEPGETVG; this is translated from the coding sequence ATGGATTTCCAAGGCGTCCGCATCACCTGGCTCGGCCACTCGACCTTTCTGCTCACCTCGCCCGAGGGTCAGACCCTGCTGGTTGATCCCTTCCTGGCCAACAACCCGAAATGCCCGAAGCCGTTCCACGACGTGAGCTGCGACGCGATCGCCATCACCCACGGCCACGCCGACCACCTGGCCGACGTCTTCTCGGCGGCCAAGCGATGCTCGGGCAAGATCGTCGGCATGTACGACCTGACCGGCTGGCTCGGCTCGAAAGGGATCGACAGCGCCAAGCTACTCGGCATGAACAAAGGGGGCTCAATCTGCCTCGGCTCGCCGAACATCGCCCTGACGATGACCGACGCGCGCCACTCCTCCTCCTGGACCGAGCAGGACGGCACGATCGTTTACCTCGGCGAGGCGGCCGGCTATGTGGCCACCTTCTCCAACGGGTTCAAGATCTACATCGCCGGAGACACCTGTTTGTTCGGCGATATGTCCTTGATCCGGGAACTTTATGCTCCCGACCTCGCCATCCTTCCCATCGGCGACCACTTCACCATGGACCCCCGCGCCGCCGCGTTCGCCTGCCGGTTGCTCGGCGTCAAGGCGGTCATCCCGTGCCACTACGGCACCTTCCCCCCCCTGATCGGCACCCCCGACCAGTTGCGAGCCCAAATCGACCACCTCGGCCTTTCGACCGAGGTCTTTGCACCCGAACCGGGCGAGACGGTGGGCTGA
- a CDS encoding secondary thiamine-phosphate synthase enzyme YjbQ, which produces MIHSESIQVSTRGRGTVELTDQIQGIVAQSGVDQGLCTVFVHHTSASLIICENADPSVRSDLERYTARLVPDGDPIFRHTLEGPDDMPAHVRSILTQTSLSIPVARGRCDLGTWQGIFLWEHRTHPHRRRVTVSVMGERD; this is translated from the coding sequence ATGATTCACTCGGAATCGATTCAGGTTTCCACCAGAGGTCGGGGCACGGTCGAGTTGACCGACCAAATCCAGGGGATCGTTGCCCAGTCTGGGGTCGATCAGGGGCTTTGCACGGTCTTCGTGCATCATACGAGCGCTTCGCTGATCATCTGCGAGAATGCTGACCCAAGCGTCCGCTCTGACCTGGAACGCTACACGGCCCGATTGGTGCCCGATGGCGATCCGATCTTCCGCCACACACTCGAAGGTCCGGACGACATGCCGGCGCACGTCCGGTCGATTCTGACGCAGACGTCGCTCTCGATCCCCGTTGCCCGAGGCCGCTGCGACCTTGGCACCTGGCAGGGGATCTTCCTCTGGGAGCATCGGACCCATCCGCATCGCCGTCGCGTGACGGTCAGCGTGATGGGCGAACGAGACTGA
- a CDS encoding zinc-binding dehydrogenase: protein MKAIVLREFGSIDHFHLEDVPDPSPGPGQVVIRLRAAALNHRDLWISRKMYPNVSLPAILGSDGAGQVAALGEGVEGLRIGQDVIINPSLDWGSDPRAQGERFRILGMPDHGTFAELIVVPVENVFAKPAGLHFEQAAALPLAGLTAYRAVVTKAQVQPGEVVLVTGIGAGTAIHALLIARALGARVFVTSGSDAKLDRAKELGAEGGVNYRDPSWPDNLRKLGGTPNVVIDSAGGEIYAHAIELLRPGGRLVNFGATTGPVPSLNVFQVFWKQLQLLGTTMGSPAEFAALLELVEDRGIQPVVDQTYFLDDLPDALRRMEHSEQFGKIVIKID, encoded by the coding sequence ATGAAGGCAATTGTCCTCCGAGAATTTGGATCGATCGATCACTTCCACCTCGAAGATGTGCCCGACCCATCCCCCGGTCCCGGCCAGGTCGTGATCCGGCTCCGGGCCGCGGCGCTGAACCACCGCGATCTCTGGATCTCGCGGAAGATGTACCCGAACGTGAGCCTTCCCGCGATCCTTGGCTCCGACGGTGCGGGGCAGGTCGCGGCGCTGGGAGAAGGGGTCGAGGGGCTCCGGATCGGGCAGGATGTGATCATCAATCCGAGCCTTGATTGGGGCTCGGATCCGCGGGCTCAGGGCGAGCGCTTCCGCATTCTCGGCATGCCCGATCACGGCACCTTTGCCGAGCTGATCGTGGTTCCTGTCGAGAATGTCTTCGCCAAGCCGGCCGGCTTGCACTTCGAGCAGGCCGCCGCGCTGCCCCTGGCCGGTCTGACCGCATACCGGGCGGTGGTGACCAAAGCGCAGGTTCAGCCCGGAGAGGTGGTGCTGGTGACGGGCATCGGAGCCGGTACGGCAATCCATGCCCTGCTGATTGCCCGAGCCCTCGGGGCCCGCGTCTTCGTCACGTCGGGCAGTGACGCGAAACTTGACCGGGCGAAGGAACTCGGGGCCGAGGGAGGCGTCAACTATCGAGACCCGAGCTGGCCCGACAACCTTCGCAAGCTCGGCGGCACGCCCAACGTGGTCATCGACAGCGCGGGGGGAGAAATCTATGCTCATGCCATTGAGCTTCTTCGTCCCGGCGGCCGGCTTGTCAATTTCGGGGCCACGACCGGTCCGGTGCCGTCGCTCAATGTCTTCCAGGTCTTCTGGAAGCAGCTCCAGTTGCTCGGAACCACCATGGGCAGCCCGGCCGAGTTCGCCGCGTTGCTGGAACTCGTGGAAGATCGCGGGATTCAACCTGTCGTTGACCAGACCTACTTCCTCGACGATCTGCCCGACGCGCTCCGCCGCATGGAGCACTCGGAACAGTTCGGGAAGATCGTCATTAAAATTGATTGA
- a CDS encoding sugar phosphate isomerase/epimerase family protein, producing the protein MTSNDATAHSGAKPLSRRHWIQGTLGAIAGAAMVPGVARSLRAENPPASKRPRYCLNTSTIRGTNSEVGIVDQVRIAAEAGYDAIEPWLRDINRFKDEGGSLRDLGRQIADVGLAVPSAIGFARWAVDDPAERAAGLDEARRDMDTLSTIGGTRLAAPPVGLTDQRYGDLLTLAERYATLLELGAEFGVVPQLEVWGFSRTFQRLGEVAFVAVESGRPDACILPDVYHLYKGGSSLEGLLHLNGASIHVFHLNDYPAEPPRESISDADRVFPGDGIAPFDRLREILDAIGFDGTFSLELFNREYWTRDPLDVAREGLRKMKAVTGASA; encoded by the coding sequence ATGACCAGCAACGACGCAACGGCACACTCGGGGGCGAAACCCCTTTCGCGGCGCCATTGGATTCAGGGAACCCTCGGAGCGATCGCCGGCGCGGCGATGGTTCCGGGGGTGGCTCGAAGCCTCCGGGCAGAGAACCCGCCGGCCTCGAAACGTCCTCGCTACTGCCTGAATACCAGCACGATCCGGGGGACCAACTCCGAGGTTGGCATCGTCGATCAGGTGCGCATCGCCGCCGAGGCCGGCTACGACGCCATCGAGCCCTGGCTCCGCGACATCAACCGATTCAAGGATGAGGGCGGATCGCTTCGTGATCTCGGGCGGCAGATCGCCGACGTCGGGCTGGCCGTGCCCAGCGCCATCGGCTTTGCCCGCTGGGCGGTCGACGACCCGGCCGAACGGGCCGCGGGCCTCGATGAAGCGCGACGCGACATGGACACGCTCTCCACCATTGGCGGCACCCGACTGGCCGCCCCCCCTGTCGGCCTGACCGATCAGCGTTACGGTGATTTGCTCACCCTGGCCGAACGCTACGCCACCCTGCTCGAACTGGGGGCCGAGTTCGGCGTCGTTCCGCAACTGGAAGTCTGGGGCTTCTCGCGCACCTTTCAGCGGCTCGGCGAAGTGGCGTTCGTCGCCGTCGAGAGCGGTCGGCCCGACGCCTGCATCTTGCCCGACGTGTATCATTTGTACAAAGGTGGATCATCTCTCGAAGGGCTCTTGCACCTCAATGGAGCCTCGATCCACGTGTTCCACCTGAACGATTACCCGGCCGAGCCTCCTCGGGAATCGATCAGCGATGCCGACCGCGTCTTCCCGGGAGACGGCATCGCGCCGTTCGATCGTCTGAGGGAAATCCTCGATGCGATCGGATTCGACGGCACCTTCTCGCTCGAACTGTTCAACCGCGAGTACTGGACCCGCGATCCGCTCGACGTCGCCCGCGAAGGGCTTCGCAAAATGAAGGCGGTGACCGGCGCTTCGGCCTGA
- a CDS encoding M20 family metallopeptidase, giving the protein MPPTDLVPYLTSQRDEIVALLRTLVEHESPSKDKTALDALADRLTGFLHSAGASSVDRIANPDGGDHLHARFTFGHTGPDAPRPALVMAHFDTVWPLGTLATMPFRIEDGRVHGPGTFDMKGGLTLLLTALRTLRDLNLTPPRPVEFLLTSDEEVGSPTSRTLIEDTARQAAYALVPEPPLPGGGLKTARKGVGRYSLKVTGIPAHSGIEPEKGRSALLELAHQIIAIHAIADPSIGTTLTVGRAEGGGAVNVVPAFASAEIDVRVSTLAEAERVDRALHRLTPTLDGTSLTLTGGLNRPPMERTDATASLFERARSAAQTIGLSLTEGSTGGGSDANFTSAIGLPTLDGLGPLGAGAHAVHEHIEVDSLPVRAALIATLIQSL; this is encoded by the coding sequence ATGCCACCCACCGACCTCGTGCCTTACCTGACCTCCCAGCGCGATGAGATCGTCGCCCTCCTGCGAACACTCGTCGAGCATGAATCGCCGAGCAAGGACAAGACCGCACTCGATGCGCTGGCCGATCGCCTGACCGGCTTCCTGCACAGTGCGGGAGCATCGTCGGTGGATCGCATCGCCAATCCGGACGGGGGCGATCACCTGCACGCCCGCTTCACCTTCGGCCACACCGGCCCCGACGCCCCCCGCCCTGCCCTCGTGATGGCTCACTTCGATACGGTGTGGCCTCTTGGCACTCTGGCCACCATGCCGTTTCGGATCGAGGACGGTCGCGTCCACGGTCCCGGCACGTTCGACATGAAGGGCGGACTGACTCTCCTGCTGACCGCATTGAGGACACTCCGCGACCTGAATCTGACACCACCGCGTCCCGTCGAGTTTCTGCTGACGTCCGACGAGGAAGTCGGCAGCCCGACCTCTCGGACACTCATTGAAGACACTGCTCGCCAGGCCGCCTATGCCCTGGTTCCCGAACCCCCTTTGCCGGGTGGCGGCCTGAAAACCGCTCGCAAAGGCGTGGGCCGCTACAGCCTGAAGGTGACCGGAATTCCCGCCCATTCTGGCATCGAGCCGGAAAAAGGGCGAAGCGCCCTGCTCGAACTCGCTCATCAAATCATCGCGATTCACGCGATTGCCGATCCCTCGATCGGGACCACCCTCACCGTTGGCCGCGCCGAGGGCGGAGGGGCCGTAAACGTGGTTCCCGCCTTCGCCTCGGCCGAGATTGACGTGCGCGTCTCGACCCTGGCCGAGGCCGAGCGGGTTGATCGGGCCTTGCACCGCCTCACTCCCACCCTCGACGGCACTTCCCTGACCCTGACCGGAGGTCTCAATCGCCCTCCCATGGAACGCACCGACGCCACCGCCTCACTCTTTGAACGCGCACGATCGGCCGCACAAACGATTGGCCTGTCACTGACCGAAGGCTCCACCGGCGGCGGGTCCGACGCCAACTTTACCTCGGCCATCGGCCTGCCCACGCTCGACGGACTTGGTCCTCTCGGGGCGGGTGCCCACGCCGTTCACGAGCACATCGAGGTTGATTCCCTTCCCGTCCGCGCCGCCTTGATCGCAACCTTGATTCAGTCCCTATAG
- the menC gene encoding o-succinylbenzoate synthase has protein sequence MAACSSPEPAPTMQLRRIDLKLVRLPLVRPFRTSSHVKDHLAHLLVRVESEDGLVGWGECASPSDPYYCPETTETCWHLLRDFLGPLVLGKDWETIDDLTALYRLVKGNNFAKAGLEMACCDLLARSQGISLARFIGGVRPKISSGVSLGIEDDLTALLDTIERHLSAGYKRIKLKIGPGRDVNVVREVRRVYPGILLQVDANSAYTLNDIDMLRRLDEFDLLLIEQPLAHDDIIDHARLQAALRTPVCLDESIHSVDDARKALELDACRVINIKVSRVGGLMEARRIHDYCFTRGVPVWCGGMHEFGIGRAANVALSSLPGFVFPGDVSGSDKYYLQDIVDPPVLAFDGEVPVPNGPGLGHEPVEEFIIGNTRREVTLDADEVAL, from the coding sequence ATGGCCGCATGCAGTTCTCCCGAGCCAGCACCGACCATGCAGCTCCGCCGCATCGACCTGAAGCTTGTCCGCCTTCCGCTGGTCCGGCCGTTCCGGACCAGTTCGCATGTGAAGGATCACCTTGCGCATCTTCTGGTGCGCGTGGAGTCGGAGGATGGACTCGTCGGCTGGGGAGAGTGTGCCAGCCCGTCCGATCCGTACTACTGCCCCGAAACCACCGAGACGTGCTGGCACCTGCTGCGCGACTTTCTCGGGCCGCTCGTGCTGGGCAAGGACTGGGAGACGATCGACGATCTCACCGCACTGTACCGCCTGGTGAAGGGGAACAACTTCGCCAAGGCCGGTTTGGAAATGGCCTGTTGCGATCTGCTCGCCCGATCGCAGGGGATCTCCCTGGCTCGGTTCATCGGCGGTGTGCGTCCGAAGATTTCGTCGGGGGTCAGCCTGGGGATCGAGGATGACCTGACGGCCCTGCTCGATACGATCGAACGGCACCTCTCGGCCGGTTACAAACGGATCAAGCTGAAAATCGGTCCTGGGCGCGATGTCAATGTTGTCCGAGAAGTGCGCCGCGTCTATCCGGGAATCTTACTTCAGGTCGATGCCAACTCCGCGTACACGCTCAACGACATCGACATGCTGCGACGGCTCGATGAATTCGATCTCCTGCTCATCGAGCAACCCCTGGCTCACGACGACATCATCGACCACGCGCGACTTCAGGCCGCTCTGCGCACGCCCGTTTGCCTCGACGAGTCGATTCACTCGGTTGATGATGCTCGCAAGGCGCTGGAACTCGACGCCTGCCGGGTCATCAACATCAAGGTGAGCCGGGTCGGCGGCCTGATGGAGGCCCGTCGCATTCACGATTATTGCTTCACCCGAGGGGTTCCCGTCTGGTGCGGGGGGATGCACGAGTTCGGCATCGGCCGCGCCGCCAATGTCGCGCTGTCGAGTTTGCCCGGGTTTGTCTTTCCGGGAGATGTGTCCGGCTCCGACAAGTACTACCTTCAGGACATTGTTGATCCCCCCGTCCTTGCCTTCGACGGCGAGGTGCCCGTACCCAACGGCCCCGGACTCGGTCACGAACCCGTCGAGGAATTCATCATCGGCAACACGCGGCGCGAGGTGACGCTCGATGCCGACGAGGTCGCGTTGTAA
- the xseB gene encoding exodeoxyribonuclease VII small subunit: MPDAPQPSPDTPEKDTPSFEAALGQIEGIVSDLERGTLDLDASLARYERGVRLLAQCRTTLQAAERRVALLTGTSDDGEALTAPFDDPSSLSTETDTDLEDD, from the coding sequence ATGCCCGACGCCCCGCAGCCCTCCCCAGACACTCCCGAGAAGGATACCCCCTCGTTCGAGGCCGCCCTTGGGCAGATCGAGGGGATTGTCTCCGATCTCGAACGAGGAACGCTTGATCTCGACGCCTCGTTGGCACGTTATGAACGCGGGGTCCGCCTGCTTGCACAGTGCCGCACCACGCTCCAGGCGGCCGAGCGTCGGGTCGCCCTGCTGACGGGAACCTCCGACGACGGGGAAGCCCTGACCGCTCCCTTCGACGACCCCTCCTCCCTCTCCACCGAAACCGACACCGATCTTGAGGACGATTAA
- the xseA gene encoding exodeoxyribonuclease VII large subunit: MPGPSLFDSVPDPHDLDAKVSAGVVGLPSGPPVLSVTELTALIREVLESAFAEVAVCGEISNLSRPKSGHVYFDIKDEGARIRAVLWRSQAARVPFDLENGLAVRAWGSVDLYPPHGSYQIQVRTIEPEGIGPLELAFRQLCDRLRLEGLFDPARKRPLPRFPKRIVVVSSPTGAAVRDILTVTGRRWPSAEILIAPAKVQGQGAAEEVAAAIALANRLDQVDLILVGRGGGSLEDLWAFNEEVVARAIVASRVPVVSGVGHETDLTITDLVADLRGPTPSGAAELAVPDLRDVLNRLDTLSGRMARALSLRASDARSRLESLADRADRAMSRLLDRRRDRLAALAGQLDALSPLAVLSRGYSLTQRVEDARVVRSSDDAKPGTLIRTRLASGSILSRVEVGPSHGEGPPDDQEVAPTDSKRPARRDRRPAPGAVAPVPTDRPRKRLAPGGSGPFRTDPERS, encoded by the coding sequence ATGCCCGGTCCGTCGCTGTTCGATTCCGTGCCCGATCCTCACGACCTCGATGCAAAGGTGTCGGCCGGGGTGGTCGGTCTGCCCAGCGGGCCACCGGTGCTGAGTGTCACCGAGTTGACCGCCTTGATTCGTGAGGTGCTCGAATCGGCGTTTGCCGAAGTGGCGGTCTGCGGCGAAATCTCGAACCTCTCTCGCCCGAAGTCGGGCCATGTCTACTTCGACATCAAGGACGAGGGAGCCCGAATTCGAGCCGTTCTCTGGCGCAGTCAGGCCGCTCGGGTTCCGTTCGACCTGGAAAACGGGCTGGCGGTACGAGCCTGGGGCAGCGTTGATCTGTATCCGCCCCACGGTTCCTATCAGATTCAGGTGCGGACCATCGAGCCGGAGGGAATCGGGCCGCTCGAACTGGCCTTCCGGCAGCTCTGCGATCGCCTTCGCCTGGAAGGGCTGTTCGACCCGGCTCGCAAGCGTCCCTTGCCGAGGTTCCCGAAACGGATCGTTGTCGTCTCCAGCCCGACCGGCGCGGCGGTGCGAGACATCCTGACCGTCACCGGGAGGCGCTGGCCGTCGGCCGAGATCCTCATCGCCCCGGCCAAGGTGCAGGGCCAGGGGGCGGCCGAGGAAGTTGCTGCCGCCATCGCACTGGCCAACCGGCTCGACCAGGTCGATCTGATCCTCGTCGGTCGCGGAGGTGGCAGCCTGGAGGACCTCTGGGCTTTCAATGAAGAAGTGGTGGCGCGTGCAATCGTTGCGTCTCGTGTTCCGGTTGTTTCCGGAGTCGGACACGAGACGGACCTGACGATTACGGACCTCGTGGCCGACCTTCGCGGCCCGACCCCCAGCGGCGCGGCCGAGCTGGCCGTACCCGACCTTCGGGATGTGCTGAACCGGCTCGACACCCTCTCCGGCCGGATGGCCCGCGCCCTGTCGCTCCGGGCGAGCGACGCGCGCTCGCGGCTTGAATCGCTGGCCGATCGGGCCGATCGGGCCATGTCGCGATTGCTCGACCGCCGACGCGATCGCCTGGCGGCCCTGGCCGGGCAGCTCGACGCCCTGAGCCCGCTTGCGGTCCTGTCACGCGGTTACAGCCTGACGCAGCGGGTCGAGGACGCTCGCGTGGTACGATCTTCCGACGACGCGAAGCCAGGCACCTTGATTCGGACGCGACTGGCTTCGGGGTCGATTCTCAGCCGGGTTGAGGTTGGTCCGAGCCACGGGGAAGGCCCTCCGGACGATCAGGAGGTCGCTCCCACCGACTCCAAACGGCCGGCCCGGCGCGACCGACGCCCCGCCCCCGGAGCCGTGGCCCCCGTGCCGACCGATCGCCCCCGCAAGCGCCTCGCCCCCGGAGGCTCCGGCCCCTTCCGCACCGATCCCGAACGGAGTTGA